The Cloeon dipterum chromosome X, ieCloDipt1.1, whole genome shotgun sequence genome includes a window with the following:
- the Hibch gene encoding 3-hydroxyisobutyryl-CoA hydrolase, mitochondrial, translating into MLRRPAHVSLLLLRRMSTATDEVLFQTIGDKGVITLNRPKPLNALNLNMIKSITPTLDQWDKDKSAIIIKGAGEKAFCAGGDVRAVTEAAKVGDRFASDFFRAEYQLNALINRLKVPYVALIDGITMGGGVGLSVHGRFRVATEKTLFAMPETAIGLFPDVGGSYFLPRLPGKLGMFLALTGYRLKGADVLHAGVATHIVSSEKLAELESALLSEKDVSGVLNSFHDKQLASQPFSLQSKLKDIDATFAPETVEEILQNLSNHGSEWATKTAATLNKMSPTSLKITMKQLKLGKEKNLQECLQMEFRLTQRCCAGHDFIEGVRSVLVDRDNNPKWKPSTLAEVSAATVDSYFAPLPKGQELDFSLKSAM; encoded by the exons atg CTCCGCCGTCCTGCTCACGTTTCCCTCCTGCTGCTCCGTCGTATGAGCACAGCCACAGATGAGGTCCTCTTCCAGACGATTGGGGACAAGGGTGTAATCACACTGAATCGGCCCAAGCCATTGAACGCCCTGAACTTGAACATGATCAAGAGCATCACACCCACCTTGGATCAGTGGGACAAGGACAAGTCTGCGATCATCATCAAAGGAGCAG GTGAGAAAGCCTTCTGTGCCGGAGGAGATGTAAGGGCGGTCACTGAGGCTGCCAAAGTAGGAGACAGATTCGCCAGTGACTTCTTCCGAGCCGAATACCAGTTGAATGCGTTAATCAACAGACTGAAAGTCCCATACGTCGCTCTCATTGATGGCATCACGATGGGTGGTGGAGTTGGCCTTTCTGTGCATGGGAGATTCAGGGTTGCCACCGAAAAGACCCTGTTTGCCATGCCAGAAACTGCAATTGGTCTGTTCCCTGACGTTGGTGGCAGCTACTTCTTGCCCCGTCTCCCTGGAAAGCTAGGAATGTTCCTTGCCCTGACTG GTTATCGACTGAAAGGCGCGGATGTTTTGCATGCAGGCGTCGCCACTCATATAGTCAGTAGTGAAAAACTTGCTGAACTTGAATCAGCGCTGCTATCTGAAAAGGACGTTTCCGGCGTGCTCAACTCTTTCCACGACAAGCAGCTTGCTAGCCAGCCATTTTCTCTGCAGTCCAAGCTTAAGGATATTGATGCCACCTTTGCTCCTGAAACTGTGGAGGAAATCTTGCAGAACCTCTCAAACCACGGCTCTGAGTGGGCAACAAAAACTGCGGCAACGCTAAATAAGATGTCTCCCACGTCCTTGAAGATCACCATGAAACAGTTGAAACTGGGAAAGGAGAAGAATCTGCAGGAGTGTCTGCAGATGGAGTTTAGGCTGACCCAAAGGTGCTGCGCAGGACACGATTTTATTGAGG GCGTGCGGAGCGTCCTTGTGGATCGTGACAACAACCCTAAGTGGAAGCCTTCGACTCTAGCCGAGGTTTCTGCTGCCACAGTCGATTCATATTTCGCGCCTCTGCCTAAAGGACAAGAGCTCGACTTCAGCCTCAAAAGTGCCATGTGA